The nucleotide window TAGGCGCTCTTGCACGGGTTCGTTGCGCCACGCTTCGTCTTTTACGATTTCCTTGCCTTTGTTTTTAACGTGCTCGGCAAATTCAACCAACCGTTCGGTAGCATCGGGGCGGCGGTTGAGCAGCACGTCCTCGATGCGTTCCAGCAAGTCTTTTGGGATTTCTTCGTACACCTCAATCATGCCGGCATTAACAATACCCATGTCCATGCCTGCCTGAATGGCGTGGTATAGAAAAGCAGAGTGCATGGCTTCGCGCACTACGTCGTTGCCGCGGAACGAGAAGGAAATATTGCTTACGCCGCCCGAAACTTTTGCACCCGGCAGGTTTTCTTTAATCCATTGGGTGGCGCGAATGAAATCAACGGCGTAGTTGTTATGCTCCTCAATGCCTGTGGCTACGGTCAGGATGTTGGGGTCAAAGATGATGTCTTGCGGCGGGAAACCGACTTCGTTCACCAGAATATCGTAGCTGCGTTTACAGATTTCTATGCGGCGTTCGTAGCTGTCGGCCTGTCCTTGTTCATCAAACGCCATTACTACCACGGCTGCACCGTAGCGGCGAATCAGGTGTGCGTGTTCTTTGAATTTTGCCTCACCTTCTTTCAAAGAAATGGAATTGACGATGCCTTTGCCCTGCACACATTTCAAACCTGCTTCAATTACGCTCCATTTGGAGGAGTCTATCATCACGGGTACGCGCGCGATGTCGGGTTCTGCGGCAATGAGGTTTAAAAATTTTACCATTGCGGCTTCGGAATCCAACATGCCCTCATCCATGTTGATATCAATAATCTGTGCGCCGCCTTCTACCTGCTGGCGGGCAATGTCTAATGCTTCTTCGTAATTTCCCTCTTTGATGAGGCGGGCAAATTTGCGGCTGCCTGTAACGTTGGTACGCTCGCCGATATTGACAAATCGCGTTTCAGGGGTGATGTTGAGCGGCTCTAATCCACTGAGGTGCAGGTAGTTGTCTTTTTCGGGAATTTGACGAGGTTTGTAGCGGGCAACCGTTTGGGCAATAGCGCGAATATGTTCGGGCGTAGTGCCGCAACAGCCGCCGACAATGTTCAGCAAACCTGCCTCTGCAAACTCAATTAATTGCGCTACCATTTGTTCGGGTGTTTCATCGTACTGCCCGAACTCGTTGGGTAAGCCTGCATTGGGGTAAATGCTGACCGCTACGTTGGCTACTCGGCTCAATTCTTTGGCATAGGGCAACATCAGGCGCGCCCCCAAAGCACAGTTCAGACCTACGCTCATGATGTGTGCATGGGAAATAGAATGCCAAAATGCCTCTGTTACCTGTCCTGAAAGGGTTCTGCCGCTTTGGTCGGTAATCGTTCCTGAAACCATCACGGGCAATTTTTTGCCGGGTATGCCCAAGAAAGGGAATTGGGTTTTATCGCCTTTCGCACACTCGCGGCGCGGCGGCATAGATGTATGATGAATCTCGTCAAAATATTTTTCAATGGCAAAAAGGGCAGCTTTTGCGTTCAGTGTATCAAAAATGGTTTCTACCAACAGCACATCTGCGCCGCCATCCACCAAACCGCATACCTGTTCGTAGTAGGCCTCTACCAACTGGTCAAAAGTAACGGCACGATATCCGGGGTCGTTTACATCAGGCGAAATGGAGGCGGTGCGGTTGGTCGGCCCCAGTGCACCGGCTACGTAGCGGGGTTTATCGGGCTGTTGCGATGAAATTTCATCGGCTACTTCACGCGCTATTTTGGCTGATTGATAGTTTAGTTCATACGCCAGTTCTTCCAACTGATAATCGGCCTGTGCAATTCTGGTGCCGCTGAAAGTATTGGTCTCGATAATATCTGCACCTGCGAGCAAATATTGCCTGTGGATTTCTTTGATGATGTCGGGGCGTGTGATGGAAAGCAGGTCGTTATTTCCTTTTAAATCGTGCGGATGGTCTTTGAAACGTTCGCCTCTAAAATCTTCCTCGCTGAGTTTGTAACGCTGAATCATGGTTCCCATGGCGCCATCCAGCACCAGAATGCGCTCTTTCAGCAGCTGACGTATGTCTGTTTTCATAGATGGAATTGATTTCGAAAATGTATATAGCGCCCTTGGGGCAATTCGTTATGAAATACTCAAAACAGAACGATAAATTTCAACAAAATTATATGCGAAACGGGTAGAATTTGCATTTTCGGCAGGCGATTTTGGTGCTGTGCGCAAATAAAAAGAGCCGCTCCTTGATTTGGGGCGGCTTAAACTGCTTGCCGTGAATCAGGCCTATCTCATGCGGATGCTGCCGTATTTGGTGGCAATGCGAACTTTACCGCCTCCTTTGCCTACCTGACCTTCCAGCGTCTGTGTTTGCGATTGTGAAATATCGCGGCGAATGTCTGCTCCTGCTACGTCCATCCTGATGCTGCCATAAGAGGAAGTAGCCGAAAACTCAAAGTTTTGCCCGCTGCCAAAATAAACGGTAAACGAACTGTATGCACCTTCTAAATCTATGGCAGAAAAGCCCTTGCTCACTTCGTCTATGCTGAAACTGCCTGCATAGCGCGCTTCCATATGGATTTCCTTTTTCAGCCGATGCACCTTAAAATCGGAATAGGCAATGTTTCCCGTGATGGTTTCGGCTTCATTTTCAATCAGAATGCCGCCATATTTGGTATCGGTACGGAGTTCTTTTACATTTTCGTAGGTTATTTTACCATAGCGATTGTTTACGGTCAATTTACCGCCTTCGCGAATAATACCGTTGCCATAGCTTAGGTCAATGATGCCATTTTCCAGCAACTCTATATCTGCGCTGCTGTATGCAATATCGAGCTTTTTGTTGGTGCCTGTAATTTTATTGGCTTTAAAACTGCCATACTTAACGGCTGCGTCTAATGAACCGCTGAAATTGTCTAAAAAAACGGCACCATAGCGGTTGTTGAGTTTTAATCCGTTTTTGGCGGGCATATTGACCAAATAGTTAATCTCAAAACCATTGATATTATTGATGTTGATACTTCCGGAAGAGTTGATAATGGTTTCAAAGCGCACGGTATTGCCCGTTTTGCCGTATTTGATTTCAATGCGGTCAAGTGTTTCCTTAGCCCGCCGCTCGTTGTTGCCCCATGCCCGCACGGTAACTTCTACCGTAATTTCGGGTTTGTCCCAAGTGTTGATGTGTATTTTACCGTGTCGGTTGGTCAGTTCTGCCACATCGCCCGCGTCCATGCTATATTTTTCGGAGATTTTTTTGGTTACTTCAATTCGGTCGGAGGCCTGTGCCGTCCAATAGAACATGGTCAGAAGCAGGCTAAGAAGGGCAACTTGTATATGTTTAGCTGAGTTTCTCATTTTTTTGCTGGGTTTGTTTTTGTACTTTTTCCAGAATTTCCAATTGTTTGTTGAGCAGTTCCATGCGGTATTGCAGGTTTTGAATCATCGCTTCTACGACTCGCTGACTGCCTGTTTTGTAAAAGTCGTTTTTCAGTTCGCCATAGGCTTCGTTGAGTTTTTTCAGTTCGGTTTCGTAATCTTTGCCTACGCCAAGTTTTTTGAGGTCATAACGGCTGAGTTCGTCCGATTTCAGTTGTATTTGGCGCGTGTAAAAATCTTCTGCCTCTGCAAGTTCGGGTGCTATTTGGTCAAGTGTAACCGTAACTGCGTCATTTGTCGGGAAGGTGGATGCAGCATTTTTTTGCAGTTGTCTGTTTTCGTACACCAGCCAGCCTATCCCCGTGCCAAGCAGCAAGATGATGGAGGCTGCTACTTGCCAGAGGCGATACAGAGGCACCATGCGCACCGATTTGCCTTGTTGCATTCCCTTTTGAATACTTGCCCATACTTTCGCATCGGGTTCTTCGCTGTCAAAGGCTTCCCTGTTTTGGGAAATAAATTTTTCTATTTTATCCTTTTCCATGACCTTAGTGGTATTTTTGGTTTACCAGTCGTTGCGTTGTTGCCGCAACATGTCTCTTAATTTCGCTTTGGCGCGGTTGTACTGCGTTTTTGAAGTAGAAACCGAAATGCCAAGAATTTCGGCAATTTCGCTGTGCTCATAGCTTTCCAGCGCATACAGCGAAAATACAACCCGAAAACCATCGGGCAATTGGCTGATGGCTTGCTGTACAAGCGCTATTTTTAACGGCAAATCTTCATCAGGTTCTTCTGTTTCTTCGGGAATGTCTGTTGTTTCTTCGCCGGTCAGCAGTTCTTTTTGCCACTTTCTGGACTGGTTAATGGCCGTATTGACGGCAATGCGCTTCAACCATGCCCCAAATGCAGACTCACCTCTGTAACTTCCCAACCTTTGAAAAGCAGTTAAAAAGGTTTCTTGCAGAGCGTCTTCTGCAAGCGCCGTGTTGCCGGTGATGCGCAAGCAAGTGTTGTACATTGCTTTGGCATACAGGCGGTACAACTGAAATTGCGCCTTGCTGTCTCCCTTGCGGCAGGCATCTATAACTGCCTGATGCTCATTGTGATAAACATCTTTATTGCTCTCGCCGGGTGTTTGAGTGATTTTCATCAACGCTCTCATCAGGGTTTCCTGCCAACTGTTTTTAAACCAAAGACAATCGGTAAAAACGGGAAGTTGCATGGCGACAAAAAGTTTTTGAAGAGATTACCTCTTTTGGAGGGCAGGGACGTTTTTTTCTTGTACCGGCGATGTTTTACGGGTGAGGCGTGCGTACAAAATGAGTATGGCGGCAATTAACAGCGCCAGAATCAGGGCAGGTAAAATTTTATTAAACCGCTCCAGCATCTGCGGGAAACTGTGGCGCTTGCGGCTTCGTCGGAACTGCACCAGCACGCGGTTAAAATCTTTCTGTGCCTGTATTTCAGCCTCCGACGGTTGAGGCGGGTCTATCCGTATGTCGTACTTACTGTTCACTTGGCAATATTTTTAGCGATTTTTCTTAATTTTTCCAAAATGCGATGGGTGCGTACTTTAACGTTGTTTTCCGTTTGCTCTAATATAAAGGCTATTTCTTTAAAAGGGCGGTCTTCAAAAAAACGCAACTCGAGCAATGCTACTTCTTCTTCGTCTAACTCATTGAATAACAGTTGGATGACTTGGGTTTGTTCCTGTTTTTTATCTTCGCCTGCCTCTGCAAAAAAGCGCTTGATGTCTTCGGTTTCTATGCTTACCACTCTTTTGCGTTGCGTATGGCGGTAAAATTCATTGACCTGATTGGTGGCAATCCGATACAGCCATGCCGAAAAAGGCAGACCTTTGTGTGTGTACTTTTCCAACCGAATCATTGCTTTGAGGAAAACTTGCGAGCAGAGGTCGGCCGTTATCTGGCTGTCGCCTACCCGGCGATTGATGAATAGGAATACCTGCCTGTAATACTTTTCGTAGAAATAGCCGAAAAGTTCAGGATTGTTTTTGGCCTGCTCGAGTATAAGTGCTTCCTGCTGAATCTGTTCGTCGGATTGGTGCATCAGGCTTTGCCGGGTAAGTTTAGGCTCATAATGCTATTGGCCGAGCAAAGGTTACAAAAAATTGCGGGTTTAAATGCCTCTTCAAATGAGAACTTTTCACCTGTGAAGTATCTGCCGCTACTGTATTGATTCCGATTGCGAGTATTTCTCGAGCAAAATCCGCATTTAAAAAGGATGCAAAAATTTGCTCACGTACTTACACCCCAAGCGCAAGCATTTTACGTAAATTACTGAAAAACAGATATTTAAATCTGAGAGGTCTTTGCCTACCTCAGGTTGATAGCAAACTCACGATAAAATTTTTTCGTGCACTAAGGCTGTGCCTTTGCCCAGTAGCGACGGTAGGCGTCCATCAGTGCATCATAAAGCAGTTCGCCTTGGAACGCATAGCCTTTGGGTGTCAGATGGAGGCGGTCGGCAGTGGCTAACTGGCTGCGTTGCCACTGGTCAACGGAGCGAAGCCCGCCCATGACCGTGTAAAAATCCCACACGGAAACGCCTGATTCTGTGGCTACTTGAAAAATCAGTTCGCGCACTTTGTTATTGTGCGGGTTCAGGTAGCGGCGGGCACGGTATGCGTCGCCGGGTGTTGTCAGCAGCACAGAGGTGCGAGGATAGGCGCGTTTGACCATGTTTACTAAAAACCGCAGGTTGGTCAGGAAAACTTCTTCGTCAAACTTGATTACGTGCGCATCGTTAGTGCCCAGTGAAAGAATTACCAAGTCGGGTTTGAGTACGCGCAGTTGGCGGTCAAAGTCTTCACAGCGAAAATAGGTAGTTACTTCCGCACCGTTTACGCCTACACTGCTGTACACAATGCCTGCGCGGTCGTTTTCCAATGAAAAACCCTGCAAAACAAACTGGGTTTGTGCGGGGTCGGAGCGAGTCAGTTTAATGGTAATTTCTTCCTGTGGTTTGCTGAACTCAAACTCAACGAATCCCTCGCGGCTCATGTAGCTGGAAACCAATTCGGACGGATTGGCTACTACCGTTACATTGAACGACGATTTATCAAAAACAGGGTAAAATATTTTGACGCGGGTAATATCGTAAACGGTGGCATTATTTTCCCTGTTGGGGTTGATGGTGAGGGTTGCGTTGGGGTCTTTGGCAATGGCGACCACTCCTGCAAGTCCCCACTTGGCATAGGCATCGCGCTTGATGCTGCGGACACCTTCCCACTTGCCTTGATAGCTGACCGAGTAATTTTGCGGATTGTTGGTTCCGGCAGCGGCATAGGGAAAAACAAAGCCCCGTCCGCCATTGCCGAAATTATTGGTCATTTGCATCAAGTCGCGCACACGACCTGAAAAAAAATCTGCCTGAATGTGCGAGTCGCCAATATGAACAATGTTTACCTTGCGTTTGATGCCGGACTCTAACTGCTTGACTGCCAGAAAGAAGTTGCGCATTCCTTCGCCGTTGGGGTTGGGCTGATGGATGACGTTTTCGGAATAGTTAATGAATCGGTAAGGTTGCGCCGACAGCGACAAAGCCGACAAGCAAAGACTTGTCAGTACGATTGCAAGGCGTTTGTATATCGGTGTGTTATTGCGCAATTCTGTTCCTGATTTTGTAGTTTTCATACTCTTTGATTAGGGCGTTGTAGAGCATTTCGCCTACCAAACGCGCCCCTCGCGGGGTAAAATGTGTATAGTCTTTGCCTGCCAGCGGCGGCTTGTTGTTTACCCAACTTACCATAGAGCCCTCGCCGCCCATTGCTTCGTACAAATCCCAAAAAGCACAGCCAGCGCGGAAGGCTGCCGCCCGTTGTGCATCGCGTATTTTGGGAACGTTGGGGTAGGAGGCATAGCCTGTGCCACTGCGTCGCGCCATATCGGAGAGTCCGACTACCAGAATATCTGCTTGCGGGGCTACCGATTTGAAAAAACGCAATTGCTTGTAGAGCATGTTCTCATAGAAAGTGTAATCGCGGAGTACATTGGGTACAACGTTTACGCCAAATTGCAAAATGATAAGTTTCACATTCAGCAATTCGTATTGGCGGCGCAGCCACTCGGCATTCATCTTAGTAAATTCCACACCTGAGCTGCCACGCATGGCAACGTTATCTAATGCGATGCCCTGATTGCAGTCTAAGGCAACACCAAAAAACTCGCTGCCTTCAGCACTTTCCAAACTGATGGACAACTTTTTGAATCGCCCCGGCACGGCCTGTTCCACTACGGCCACGTTTCGTTCCTGTTGCAGTGCAAAATCCAGCGTAGTGTCTTGCGGCAAGCCGTCCATTTTAATATGTGCGGCTACTTTGGCAAAAGGAGAAGCATAAATAAACTTGATGTTTTCTACCTGTGTGGCATTGGCAAACTCATCACTGAAGCGGGTTTCGCGAAAGCGGGAGGTAGCACGCCACGACAGTTGTGCAGGTGCCAGAGAGTCTTTGGGCACAGGCGGGCTGAACCGATAGGCGGCAGCCAGCACACCGTAGCGCCCCGTCCGATTGCTTTTGTTGTTGTTGCCATATATGGCATATTTAGACCAGTTGCCCGATGCTTCGGTGGAAATGGTTGAGCGGGAGGCTTGCAATTCTAAAAACGGGACAATGCCCACGCCGCAACCGCCAAATTTGCGCTGCAACCTCGAGCGAATATAGTCGCTGATGCGGTCGCCTTCTATTTGGGAGTCGCCGTAGTGCACAATGCGCACCAACGAAGGTTTTTGCGAAAGTGCTGCCCAAGCGGCAAATACGCGGTCTAATGCCGTCGGGTTCAGGCTGTCGGCAAATTGGATGGGGTATTTAGGGTCTGCAACAGGTTCAGGGCGCTCCTCTCTCTTGCCCGATGGTGTACCTGCGCTTGGCGATGCTAAACTATCGGGATTTATCGGGCTTTTTTGCACTTGCTTTGCGGCTTGCTCCAAACTGTCCAATCGGCGTGCCATTGCATTTAGGTCTGCCATGCGTTCTTCGTTCACAACCGTGGCTGTATCCGTACCCATAAAGTCCTTGAAAGTAAAGACTTTAAGTGTGAAGTTTTCGCTGAAAGGGATTTCGCCGGGCGATAAAACCATCAGGATAATGATGGCGCAGGCAACATAAAACAACAGCAGAATTGTACGAAAAGGAGTTACCATTCGCTCAAAAGGGCTAAAACAACCGCAAGTTAAGCGAAAATTAAATTGCGCCTGCTTTCTTTCTGGCTTGCTAAAACCTTTATTTTTGTTTCCGTATGGAAACTTTCTTTGTAGAATCACTCGGAATAGAACCGTTTTACTACCAGTGGGTGCTATTGCCGCTGATGGTTTTTTTGGCACGTATAGGAGATGTTTCGCTGGCAACCATGCGCATTATGTTGCTGATGAGCGGTCGTCGGCAGATTGCGCCCTTGCTCGGTTTTTTGGAAGCCCTCATCTGGATTTTAGCCATTGGGCAAATTATCCGCTCGGTAAACAGTCCATTGGCATACATTGCTTATGCGGCAGGTTTCGGCACAGGCACATATGTTGGTATGTGGATTGAGGGCAGGTTGGCTTTGGGTAAGGTGATTGTACGGGTAATTACGCGCCGCGATGCCACAGAATTAATTAAAGTGCTGATGCAGTCGCGGTTTGGGTTCACCAATATTGTGGCCGAAGGCAGAAAGGGAAATGTCAATGTTATTTTTTCGGTAGTGCAGCGCAAAGACTTGCCCGAATTGGTGCAACTGATAGAAGCACATAATCCCAACGCATTTTATACGATTGAAAATGTGCGCTATGCCAGCAACGGCGGCCTAATGATGATTGAAAATGATAATACGAAAGCGCTTTCGCCGCTTACCACCCTTAAAAAATAGTGCTAACTTTGTGGCAATCAACCTCATTTAATCTGTGAAAGAAGAATATCACCGTTGGTACTCGCCCCGTATCGGGCGCGACTTTGAAATGCTCACTTTCGGGCATTCGGGCTATCCGATGATTATTTACCCGACTTCTATGGGAAGATACTATCAGAACAAGGATTTTGGTCTGATTCATTCCATTGAATGGTTCATTAACACCGGCAGAATCAAAGTTTACTGCCCGGATAGCATTGACAATGACAGTTTTTACAATAAAAACATCCATCCGGCACATAAAATTGCCAACCATGTAATTTATGACGACCTGATTCTCAACGAAGTTGTTTACCGCGCCATGTATGAAACAGGCCGCAGCACGGTTTGTATGGCGGGTTGCAGCTTTGGCGGTTATCATGCACTGAACTTCTCATTCCGTCATCCCGACAAAGTGCGCTATATGTTCAGTTTGGGCGGCGCATTTGATATCCGCTCTTTTATGTGGGGACATTACGATGAGAATGTTTACTTCAACAATCCGGTGGACTATATGCCAAACCTTGGCCCCGGTTGGTATTTAGACAATATTCGCAACATGGGGATTGTGCTTGGAACCGGCGAATACGATATCTGCAAGGAAGACAACATCCGCATGTCGCAGATACTGCACAGCAAACATATTCCGCACTGGCTCGATATCCGCCCGGGAGCTAACCACGACTGGCCGGCTTGGAATATGGTACTGCCCGAGTACGTATCGCAAATGAACGTTTGACAATCAATAAAAAAACTGTCGGATTTTTAAACCCCGACAGTTTTTTATTGCCGATTTTTTGCTCATATACTTGGTTTACGGAACAATGACGCGTCGGCCAATGCTTGCGTAATACCAACCTGTTTGCTGCATCATATCTAAGCTGTACAGGTTGCGCCCGTCAAAAATTACCTTGGATGCCATGACAGTGGCCATTCTTTCCAAATCAGGGGTGCGGAACTCGCTCCATTCGGTTATGATAGCCAGTGCATCGGCACCTTGCAATGCCTGATAAGGGTCTTCGGCATAGCTGATTCGGTCGCCCAGTACTTTCTTGGTATTTTCCATTGCCTCAGGGTCAAAGGCCGTGATAACAGCGCCTTGTTTGAGTAAATCCTCTATGATGTAAAGGGCGGGTGCTTCGCGAATATCATCGGTATTAGGTTTGAAGGCAAGCCCCCAGACAGCAATTTTTTTGCCGCGCAGCTCATCGCCGTAAAAGTCTTTGATTTTTTCAGCCAGCACGTGGCGTTGCTGATAATTGACCGACATAACGGCATCCAATATGCGGAAGTTGTACTCATATTGGCGTGCAGTCAGGCTCAGTGCCTGCACGTCTTTTGGGAAGCAACTGCCGCCGTAGCCTACGCCCGGGAACAGAAAACGAGGGCCGATGCGTTTGTCGCTGCCCATACCCTTGCGCACATTGTCCACATCAGCTCCCACAAGCTCGCACAGGTTGGCGATTTCGTTCATAAAGCTGATGCGCATGGCTAAGTATGAGTTAGCGGCGTACTTGGTCATCTCGGCAGAGCGCTCATCCATAAAAATAATCGGGTTGCCTTGACGAACATAAGGCTCATACAAGCGCTGCATAATCTCGCGGGCGCGTTGCGAAGATGTACCTATGACTACGCGGTCAGGTTTGAGAAAATCCTCTACCGCTACGCCTTCGCGCAGAAACTCCGGATTGGAAACTACGTCAAAAGGCACTTTGGCATGAGCAGCAATGGCTGCATGTACCTTCTCGGCAGTACCAACCGGCACAGTACTTTTATCAACAATTACTTTGTATTCGTCAATAATTTTACCCAATTGTGAAGCAACTCCCAGCACATAAGACAAATCGGCTGAACCGTCTTCCCCCGGAGGAGTCGGCAGTGCAAGGAAAATAATCTGAGACTGTTTAACAGCCGATGCCAAATCGGTCGTAAATTGAAGTCGCCCTTGGCGAGTATTGCGCTCGAAGAGTAATTCAAGCCCCGGCTCATAAATAGGCAACTCTCCGTTGAGCAGTTTGTTTACTTTTTCAGCGTTATTGTCTACGCAAATAACATGGTTACCTGTTTCTGCAAAACAAGTACCTGAAACAAGGCCTACATACCCCGTTCCGATAACAGCAATTTTCATGGTAAATAATGGTTTGTCAGATTAGCATGCAATTTTATTGACTCTGTTTTGATGTCTGCCTCCTTCAAAAGGCGTTTTAAGGAAGGTATCAACCATACCGATGGCTTCTTCTATGGATACAAACCGCGCCGGCAGGCTGATAATATTAGCATCGTTGTGTTGGCGGGCAAGCGCTGCAAGTTCCTGTGTCCAACAAAGTGCTGCACGAATCCCTTGATGTTTGTTGGCAGTAATGGCAACACCGTTGCCGCTGCCGCAAATGAGTATGCCCAAATCTGCCGCGCCGCTTTCTACGGCCTCTGCCACAGGATGCGCAAAATCGGGGTAATCAACGGATTGCTCCGAATAAGTCCCCTTGTCATCCACCTGATAGCCAAGCGATTCAAGATGAGCGATGATTTTTGTTTTGTAGAGAAATCCTGCGTGGTCTGCGCCAATGGCAATTTTTTTTACTTCCATCATTGTTTAGTCTAATGAAACCTGCACCCTTGGAAAAGCCTGATACAGGCGTTGTTTGTCCTCAGGTGAAAACCGATTGTTGCCCAATTCAATTAATTTCAATGACTTTATCTGCGACATACAAACCGGGAACGTACTTAACTCGTTGTTCATCAGGTCTATGGCAAGCAGATTGCTAAGTTTGCAAATTTCGTTGGGCAACTGTGTGAGTTTATTCCCCCACAATATTAATACCTGTAAGCGTTGCAATTTAGCTATTTCGGGGGGTAAACTTGAAATTTTATTGGAGTTGAGGTCTAAATTTTCCAGTGCCGATAATTCAAACAGTTCGGCAGGCAGTCGGCTGATTTCATTTTTCCACAGCACAAGTTCGGTGAGCTGGGAGAGTTGCCCTATTTCCTTGGGCAAAGTTGCTATTTTGTTGTAGCTCAGGCTCAGTTGGCACAATGATTTCAGGTTGCTGACCGATGCAGGCACCACGCGCAGTAAGTTGTGCGACATATC belongs to Rhodoflexus caldus and includes:
- a CDS encoding esterase family protein produces the protein MKEEYHRWYSPRIGRDFEMLTFGHSGYPMIIYPTSMGRYYQNKDFGLIHSIEWFINTGRIKVYCPDSIDNDSFYNKNIHPAHKIANHVIYDDLILNEVVYRAMYETGRSTVCMAGCSFGGYHALNFSFRHPDKVRYMFSLGGAFDIRSFMWGHYDENVYFNNPVDYMPNLGPGWYLDNIRNMGIVLGTGEYDICKEDNIRMSQILHSKHIPHWLDIRPGANHDWPAWNMVLPEYVSQMNV
- a CDS encoding UDP-glucose dehydrogenase family protein produces the protein MKIAVIGTGYVGLVSGTCFAETGNHVICVDNNAEKVNKLLNGELPIYEPGLELLFERNTRQGRLQFTTDLASAVKQSQIIFLALPTPPGEDGSADLSYVLGVASQLGKIIDEYKVIVDKSTVPVGTAEKVHAAIAAHAKVPFDVVSNPEFLREGVAVEDFLKPDRVVIGTSSQRAREIMQRLYEPYVRQGNPIIFMDERSAEMTKYAANSYLAMRISFMNEIANLCELVGADVDNVRKGMGSDKRIGPRFLFPGVGYGGSCFPKDVQALSLTARQYEYNFRILDAVMSVNYQQRHVLAEKIKDFYGDELRGKKIAVWGLAFKPNTDDIREAPALYIIEDLLKQGAVITAFDPEAMENTKKVLGDRISYAEDPYQALQGADALAIITEWSEFRTPDLERMATVMASKVIFDGRNLYSLDMMQQTGWYYASIGRRVIVP
- the rpiB gene encoding ribose 5-phosphate isomerase B, translating into MMEVKKIAIGADHAGFLYKTKIIAHLESLGYQVDDKGTYSEQSVDYPDFAHPVAEAVESGAADLGILICGSGNGVAITANKHQGIRAALCWTQELAALARQHNDANIISLPARFVSIEEAIGMVDTFLKTPFEGGRHQNRVNKIAC